The window GGAGCGCGGCCGAATAAATTTCGCTCGGAGCGCCTCCCCGCAAAGCTCGAATATGATCCTGCCCCAGTTTCCGAGAATCGACATATTGTGAGAGGATGAGGCGATCAACTAATTGGTGTATAAACGCGGAGGCAGgcgcgcatcttctcccatGTGTCATATCATCTCACCGTGATTTTTACCTCCACGTTGCCCATACTCCTTTCATCACTAGATAGCTTGACCACCACCCAGAAGCCCTGATACACGATGGCCAACAAGAGGCTCGCGTCGCGGTCTTTGGTGACCCCTATGCTGCTCTTTTCCTGCTTCTGTCTGCTCGTGGGGGATATACTTTTTGGCTATGACACGGCCAGTTTTGGTGGTATCCTCGCCAATCCCGTGAGTTTTGTCCTTCGTCCTTGCTTGGAGTTCGCTTTGCCGAGTAGCTATCCATTTGCTAAATCGATGGCTGTATCCAGGGCTTTCTGAAGCAGTTCGGCGAGTATGATCCCAGCACTCAGAGCTATACCCTCGACTCTGTCCACACATCGCTCATGTCGTCGCTCCCTTTTCTCGGCAAGTTTCTTGGGTGTTTCATCGCCGGCCCAGCCATTGAGAGATTCGGTCACCGTGTGGTTTTCTTTGGTCTCTCTATCGTTTCGTTTATCGGCATTATCAGTATGTTTCTTGGTTCCCTCAAAGTGATTGCTGGCTAACTTACTTCCCTCTCCGTAGTTGAGATGACTGCTGCAGGCACTGGCGAAGGCTCCGGGCGTTTTGCACAGTTTGTCATTGGTCGAATCATTGTCTATATCTCGGTTGGTCTTGTCGAAGTAGATGTGACGTGAGTTCCTATTGCCTTTTTCAGACGATAAAAACTGACAGGTCTACTACCTCAGCACTTATCAAGCCGAGATTGTTCCGGCGTCTTTCCGTGGCCTCGTCATTGTTTCCCTGCAGCTCTTTCTGAATGCCGGGACTGTGGTTGCCACTGGCGTTAACAAAGGCTTATCCACAAGCACCGACTCTGTCGGGTGGAGGACTGTCACGGGTATCCAGCTCGTCTTTCCTGTCCGTAAGTAGCCATCACAGCGCCCGCTAAAGTATGCCCCGGATCAAGCAAAAACAGCTAAGCGCGCATTTGTCTAGTCATTGTCTTCTTTACGCTCTTCATCCCtagctctcctcgctggctccTCTCCAAAGACCGTGAGGATGAAGCCATCGTTgccctccgccgcatcagACCGAAGGCCGATGCCATTGAAGGTAATTGCGAAGCAGAAATCCAGGCTATCAAGGAGGCTCTTCAAGAACACGTCCGCAAAGGCCCCTGGCTCGACCTCCTGCGCGGCCCCAATTTTCGTCGAACGATGCTTGTCATAGTTTACTATTTTTTCCAACAGGTGAATATTTACCGCTGCGTTCATGCTCCCCTGAATGACCAATAGCCTAATCTTCATATTACACTACAGACCACCGGCCAAGCTTTCGTCTCTACTTACCAAACGACATTCTATAAACAAAACGGATACGCCGCCAAGGCTTTCATCTACCCCGTCATTAACAGCTGTCTTGGCTTCTTCGCTGTCCTTCCAGCCATGTACATGGTCGACAAGTTTGGGTGAGTTGGAGGAAATAGTCGGACTTAAAACTCATTTTAACTGACCTATATCCCCATAGTCGTCGAAACACCCTTTTTATcacctttttcttccagggctTATTTATGTTTCTGTTGGCCGGTATCGGCGAGATGGCATACAAGTCGTCTACTGAGAGTGACACCATTGTGGCTGCGTTTATGCTCTACTACTTTAGCTACAATGTGAGTTTCCAACCCGAGCATACAGAGACAAGCCTTAGAATCCTAATGTGCTTTTGGTCTCTCTTCTAGCTGGGTGGCGCCTCTATCCCCTACCTGCTTGGCACTGAGATTCCCAACGCCGCTATACGTGAGAAGACACAGTCCTTGGGGACTTCTTGGAATGTCCTGTGGGCTTTTGTGACCAACTTTGCCATCCCGTacatcatcaacaacatccATTTTCAGGTTGGATGGGTGTTCGGCAGCATCTCAATACTGGCCCTtatcttcaccttcttctttctcccagAGACCAAGGTGAGACACCCCCCCCCCTGGAGTTATGCCCAAATTTGtattattgttattattatcaAGCTAACACGGCATGGCTTGTCTAGGATCGTGCGCTTGAGGAAATTGACGCCATCTTTGAAGTCAGATTTAACCCTTTCAACCCTGTTGCCACCCCCTATACCGGCGTTGGGCTCAATGATGGCCGCCTTGAAGGAGGGAAGACTGATGGATCTGGCTCAAACAAAATTGACGACGATAATGGCAGCAAGCAAGACGTTACTCATGTCTGAGTGAATGCAGGTATATACAGCAAGCACTATACATTCAATGTACACTTGGACCACAACTCCTATATATCCCTTTGTCTTGTAAGCACTACCCTAGATTATGATCGTAATGGAAGGCGAGGGTTATCGTCACCGACAATACAGAGATATGCCCACTCAGCAAGGACCCAACCATATTGCGCACGGTCAATTTCCTCCCGCCACGTTGTCTGCGCGTTCTTCGTGGCGCCAGTATTTACATTAATGGTAGCGTGCTCCTGGCTGGATCGTAACGAGTCAATGATAAAAGACAGTTTGAGATCTCAAATTGTTTAGTGAGTGGCTCAGGTCCCCCGCAGAAATCGTTCGCAGCCTACCTAGGGCTAGATTAACTAGCTTTGACTGCTTAGAGAGCGGCTCACCCTGTGACCTCCGAGCCGAGAGGCGGCAGGCTCACCTTCACTATTATTACACATCTTCCATATTTGAAGAGGAATAAACTGAGGATATTGTGTTTCATTATTATCCACGACGCATTACCGGGTACAACCCAGATATATAGAGACAAGAAGTAGATTAATGAGTAATTTCTTTTATTTTGTTATTTTTTGCTCTTGAATAATGAAACACGGACGAAAAGAGCAGATCTTGAAATACAGATGATAGATGTACCTAGAAATGGTATGGGGTATCGTGCACAAAGGAGAGGACAGGCCTTGTCGTGggccgacaaggccaacaaagaaaagaaacaaagaataCAACGACTCATTGAAAAATgaaaaagacc of the Penicillium psychrofluorescens genome assembly, chromosome: 1 genome contains:
- a CDS encoding uncharacterized protein (ID:PFLUO_001898-T1.cds;~source:funannotate), with amino-acid sequence MANKRLASRSLVTPMLLFSCFCLLVGDILFGYDTASFGGILANPGFLKQFGEYDPSTQSYTLDSVHTSLMSSLPFLGKFLGCFIAGPAIERFGHRVVFFGLSIVSFIGIIIEMTAAGTGEGSGRFAQFVIGRIIVYISVGLVEVDVTTYQAEIVPASFRGLVIVSLQLFLNAGTVVATGVNKGLSTSTDSVGWRTVTGIQLVFPVLIVFFTLFIPSSPRWLLSKDREDEAIVALRRIRPKADAIEGNCEAEIQAIKEALQEHVRKGPWLDLLRGPNFRRTMLVITTGQAFVSTYQTTFYKQNGYAAKAFIYPVINSCLGFFAVLPAMYMVDKFGRRNTLFITFFFQGLFMFLLAGIGEMAYKSSTESDTIVAAFMLYYFSYNLGGASIPYLLGTEIPNAAIREKTQSLGTSWNVLWAFVTNFAIPYIINNIHFQVGWVFGSISILALIFTFFFLPETKDRALEEIDAIFEVRFNPFNPVATPYTGVGLNDGRLEGGKTDGSGSNKIDDDNGSKQDVTHV